Part of the Falco biarmicus isolate bFalBia1 chromosome 4, bFalBia1.pri, whole genome shotgun sequence genome, CCCAGGGCCGGCGGTACCGGCTGCAGGGCAACCAGCTGGAGTACGGGGGCTGGAGCCTGGCCTTCCGCCTGCGCTCCTCCGCCGGCCTCCAGCTCTTCGACCTGCGCTTCAATGGGGAGCGCCTGGCCTACGAGGTGAGCGTGCAGGAGGCCATTGCCTTCTACGGTGGCCACACGCCGGCCGCCATGCAGACCAAGTACATGGATGCTGGCTGGGGCATGGGCTCTGTCACCTATGAGCTGGCCCGCGGCATCGACTGCCCCGAGACAGCCACCTACCTGGATGCCCACCACCTCTACGACACCGACGGGCCAGTGCGCTTCTCCCATGCCATCTGCATCTTCGAGCTGCCCACCGGTGTCCCGCTCCGCCGCCACTTTGACAGCGACTTCCAGGGGGGGTTCCACTTCTATGCCGGCCTGGAGGGGCACGCGCTGGTCCTGCGCACCACCTCCACTGTCTACAACTATGACTACATCTGGGACTTCCTCCTCTACCCCAACGGCGTGATGGAGGCCAAAGTCCATGCCACTGGCTTCATCCATGCCACCTTCTACACACCACAGGGACGGCGCTACGGCAGCCGTGTCCACAGTCACGTCTTGGGCAACCTCCACACCCACCTGGTGCACTACAAGGTGGACCTGGACATCGCAGGTGCagccccctgctgccccccagctggacccatggctttggggagggTGCCGGGAGGCGGGACCATACCCCATGTGGAGTGCCAGGGGCTTGGGAGCCTGGGCCCCAGGGGAGCACTGCTGTCTGGGCACCTCCGGACCCTCTGAAGATGATCCCCCCCTCCTTGGGGTGGCATCTCTGCGGGGTCCCAGCCCCATGCTGGGGCCACCGGGCGGGCTGCCGTCTGTGCCAGTGCAGCCcaggccctgctgctgctcacgGCCTCTCTGCTTGCAGGCACCAGCAACAGCTTCGAGACGATGGACGTGCGCTTCGAGAACATCTCCAACCCCTGGAGCCCGGGCGCCCGCGTGGTGCAGCCTTGGCTGCACCGGCAGCCCCGTCGCAGCGAGCGCCAGGCTGCCTTCCCCTTTGGCAAGGCGCTGCCACGCTATCTGCTCTTCTACAACCCGCACCAGCGCAACCGCTGGGGCCACCCACGCAGCTACCGCATCCAGCACAGCTCCCATGCCGGGCGGGTGCTGCCACgtggctggcaggaggagaagggcgtctcctggggcaggtgggctggggggtccctgcAGCACAAGGACGGGGCTCCCGCCAGCCTCCACGGGCTGTGGCACGGCCCCCAACGTCACTCAGCTGCACGAACATGGTGCAGGGACTGTCTCCTGGCAGCACCTCGTGCCCTTGGCTCCCtgtccccaccccagcagccgtgctgccagctgagctggTCATAGCTGTGGCTGCCAccatccctggctgctgggtgaCCACCAGAGACACCTCACTTCTTGCCATGCACCCCGGAGCAGGTGGTAGCACCCACCCACACAGCATTGGGGTCCCAGCTGTGAGCACGCTGGCCAAGGGGGACCCTGGCCCCCTGTCCTGCCATAGTGGGGATGTGGCcagtggcctcaccagtgcaggCTGCTGTGCCAAGTACCCCCAGAGCTGGGGACCCCTCGCCTCCCACCAGCTCCATGTCTCCCCTGTGCAGCTGGGCAGTGGGTGGCACAGCTGGgggagcctgggcaggggtgggaggtGGCACCCATGCACATGGGTGGgtctgccccctgcccccagcagtgggcctgatcctgctccTGGCCCTCGCAGGTATCACCTGGCTGTGACGCGGCACCACGAGAatgagcccagcagcagcagcatctacGCCCAGAACAACCCCTGGGAGCCCCTGGTCAGCTTCGAGGGCTTCATCCACAACAACGAGACCATCGAGGACCAGGTGACAGCCAGGGGACACAGGGCAGTGGGGACAGGTCTGGGCGGGTGGATGGCAATATCCACCACCGCTCACTGTGGGGGTCTGCCGTGCCATGTGCCCTGCCAATGGCCACAGTCCCCTCTGCACAGGACTTGGTGGCCTGGGTGACCGTTGGCTTCCTGCATGTCCCTCACGCTGAGGACATCCCCAACACAGCCACCCCTGGCAACGCTGTCGGCTTCTTCCTGCGCCCCTTCAATTTCTTCGACGAGGACCCCTCGGTGGCCTCGCGCAGCCCTGTCATCGTCCGGCCACTGGACTCCCCCACCTTCTCCCGGCTGGAGATCCAGCGCTGGACacctgccagccccggcccctgcGTCGCCCCGGAGCCTTTCACCTACAATGGCACCTACCGGCAGGAGTgacctgccctggggctggcgGGGGTCCTGCGCACCCCATGCCACACAGGACAAGGGCGGCCACGGGGACACCGAGGTGTGGGCCGTGCCCTGCTGCATCCTGAACTCAGTAAAAGTGATGCCACCTTCTCCAGCACCGTCTCTGCCTGGGCCACGTGGCAGCACTGGCACCGCTGTAGGCACTGGAGCCTGCACGGGCGAGGGGCAcgcaccccccctccccaattaCGCAGTGCAATATTTAATTACACCACTGTTCAAGGCtgctcccccccctccctttgcACCTGAGGCCACGGCCCACCTGGGGCAGGTGCTGTCAtcacacccccccaccccatggtGGGGGGGACTCTTCCCTCCTGCAGGGCCCTGGCCCCCTCCTGGTACCCGCCGTgggggcacagctctgccacgGCCCCATCCCGCAGCGCAGCCGCACACAGAGCTGGGGTGTCTGTCCGgtttattgggggggggggggggcaggcagggggcacCTACCGTGGAAGGCGACATGCAGGGCTGTGTGAAACAGCGGGGTCGGGCACACATGGCACCCGGTTACGGGACAACGGCACAAACACGGCACACACTACCAGGAGCCAGCGAGCAAGCgggtgggtgggcaggagccccccagccctgcctgcacccccctccctgccagggTGTCCCCTTCCCTGTGTGTAGGGTGGCACCGCAGGCTGGGGCgatgctgggggggctgcacccTGCTGCCCTTGCCACCAGCTGTGGGGGGGTGTTCCAGGGATCTGGGGGAGGGGCACCGGTGGCTGGCAAGGGGGGCACCCCCCAGCCACGCAGCGCTGTCCTGTGGGCATACAGACTTCCCCGGCCAGCAGGGCCACCTGCAGCTGGGACAAGGACAGGGACACAGCTTGGAGGGGTTCCACACACCCACCATGCACTTCACCTCTGCCCCATGCTGTGGCTTAGCGAGCACGGGTGTGCACacgcacatgcatgcacacacgtGCACACGCATGCCATGGCAAGCGGGGAAGCATGGTTGGGTGGACATATGGACAcacgcacacatacacacaggcACAGGCTGGCCCAGGAGCATGGTCCGGCATCCTGACTCAGCGGGAGTCCCCCCGAGACACACGCGGCATCCTGGGGCGCTGGACATGGGTATgtgcacgcacacgcacacatgtgcacacacatgcacgcagGCACACACAGGGCGAGTGCAGGCAAGCAGACCTGCAGCACATGGAAACACACAATGCACACACACGCGTGTGCAGCCCCTGCCATGCGCCCCTGCCACGCTGCCCCCCGTGTCCCCAGGAGGGCTCTGGCCGTGGGGCAGCACGGCCCCGGCCGGCTGGGGGTCtcactggggagggggctgcggcACtacggggaggaggaggaggaaggaggggaggcGATGAGCAGCACACGTCCGACAGTCCCGCCGGCCGAGCCCTGGGAGCGCCGGcatggcggcggggcggggggcctGGTCCCCCGGGTTAGGCCAGCTAACTAACGTGGGGGAGCCGAGGggctcccgctgccccccgccccgtggGCTGCCAGCGGCGGGAGGGATTGTCCGTGGGGGACGGAGGCCTGGAGCCCACCGGCCTGGCCAGCGTCCTGGGACAGGGGTCCCGCATCCCGTCGCGCCGGGGGGTCCCgtccccgtccctgcccattaaCTGCCAGGGTCGGAGCAGTGtctgtgcaggggctgtgccccgGGCGCGGGGGGCAGCTGTCCGGGCAGCGAGCGGCGACGGGGGGCGGCGGCTGCCggctccaccagcagcaccacgtccggcggcggggggcggctcgTCGTGGGGGTCCGGGGTGCGCGGCAGCTCCAGCGGCACCGGGTAGCTGGGAACCTGCGGGAGCAAGGGCAGCCGGCATCAGCGCCATGCAGGGGCAGCTGGACATGGGAGAGGGGGCTCGGTGTGCCCCCCACCCAGCGCCAGGCTGTGCCggtgggcagtggggcaggggcaCAGGCGGGGGGCTTCCCCAAGCCTGGGGGCGCAGGGTCGACCCCAACCCACAGtggagctggaagacagggtgATGGGGCACAGGAGAGGGGCTGCCCCGAGCCGGGGGGCTCGGGGTGACCCCAACCTGCAGTGGGGTGGAGGGACAGGGAGACGGGGCACAGGAGGGGGATGGCCCCAGGCCTGGGGGTGCAGGGTTGACCCCAACCCGCAGTGGAGCTGGAAGATGGGGTGATGGGGCACAGGAAGGGGGCTTCCCCAAGCTGGGGGGCATAGGGGTAACCCCAacctgcagtggggctgggagaCAGGGAGAtggggcacaggctgggggctgccccaaGCTTGGGGGACTCAGGGGTGACCCCAACCTACTGTGGGGCTGGAGGACAGGGAGAtggggcacaggcagggggctgccccAAGCCTGGGAAGTTCAGGCATGACCTCAACCTGCAGTAGAGCTGGAAGATGGGGTGATGGGGCACAGGAGAGGGACTGCCCCAAACTTGGGGGTCTGGGGAGCAGGCTGCACTCACCTGAGAAAGCGGCTGGATGGGGGTGATGGGgaggacgggctgcagtggacacggggggccggggggctggtggggggatGAGACCGTGCTGTAGGCGGGCGGCACCAGTGCAGCCTGacgctgcagcagctgcacgATGGAGCTGATGTCTGTGGCCATGCGGGTCTCCAGCCTGCAGACAAACATGCATCGGGGTATATGGAGAGCACTGCATGCCGTGGGGCAGCACAACCTCATGGCAGCCCCCTAATCGCCCCGTTGGGAGCGACTGGGGGGCTCCCATGTGGTCGTGCTGCCGTTAAAGCCCCACAAGTACCTGTTGAGCTGCTTCTGGAGCAGGTCAAGGCGCATCTCCACCTCAGAACGCTGGCGGCGGTTCATGGATGGCAGCGGGATGCTGAGGGCGGCATGAGCTGGGATGGTGCAGCGTGGCAGCTCCTGGTACTGCCGCCCCCGGCTTTCCCCCCAGAAGCTGAAGATGTTGGAGACCCCCGAGAAAGCTCCTGtaagggcagcagcagggggtggggggagaatCAGTGGCCTTAGGGTCTCTTGGCAGATGcatgggagcagggagggatgcaTCCCAGCAGGCAGACGCTCCCCTAGGCATGCCATGGGGATGCAAAAGCaaagggggtgcaggggggtaGGGGCTGCATGGAATGGGGATCCAGAGGGTGGGTGCAACTGTGGGTATGGGGGTTCGGGAGCTGCCAGCGGGGGCTGGTAGAGCCCTAAGCAAGGAGGGGAAGAACAGCGGGGGGaccccagggacccccccacGCTGAGCCCCCtggtccccatccccacctgaGAGGGGATTGCACATATCGCTGCCCTTGCACTCTTCGGCCTCGGTGGGTGCAGGCGCCTCACTGCCTGGGCGGGCACTGCAGAAGGGCGAGAGTGCGGTggcccccggcccgggcccgggcaGCTCGTCCTCGTCACTGGAGGGGGAGCCGGAGGGCGAGCTGGAGTGGCAGGGCTCCCACTCGGCCGGTCCGTGTGGGGCACCAGGCgcctggcagctcctgcccagccgcAGTGTCTTCTGCCCACTGCGCAGCTCCCCGGTGCTGGCCGCGTCTGCGGGGGACAGATGTCGGGTCACCATGGCCCCCcggggcccggcccccccccggccccctggGTGCACCACCCCCCGGCCTCACCTTTCTCTGTGCGCCGGCGGAAGGACAGCTTGCGCTTTCGCAGGCGGTTGAAGCCGCTGTCCAGTTCATCGCTGCCCGGGGAGCCAGGGATCATGTTGGTCTACGGGGAACAGGGGGTGAGACTGGGGGGAAAGCCAGGTGTAACacccccaggctggcagggactgggggCAGAAGGAAGCTGGTGGGGTGACGCTGGGGGGCTTTTGGTGCCGTGTCCCCCTATCAGCCAAGCACTGCCGGTGGGCATCCCAGTGTGAGTGTCCCCCATCCCTGAGCACGCCCCACACCACGAACCCCCAGTTTGCTCAGGACTCCCCCCCGGCCCAGCAGGATGGGTGCCCCACGCTGCAGCCTCTCACATCGCGCAGGTTGAAGGTGATCTCCAGACTGGACCAGAAGTGGTCGGAGAACTCGGGGTACATGTCCAGCACCTCCAGCAGGTCCTCGCGGTGGATCTTGTGCAAGTCACAGTAGGTCAGCGCCCGCACATCCGCATTGGACTTCCCTGGCCGTGCGTACAGGTTCAGCGGCTCCCCAAAAATGTCATTCTTCCCTGGGAGAGGAGGCACCGGTGAGGAGGGGCGGTCAGCCCATGGGGCACGGCTGTGCCCGGGGCTGGAGGGGACTCCCGGGGCTCACCCAGGATGGCCACCACCACGTCCCCACGCAGGATCTCGATGGAGCCGCGGGAGATGAAGTAGAGGGCAGTGAGGACGTCCCCGGCATGCACCAGCGTGTCCCCGGGGGGGGCGTGTGTGGTCTTGAACTTCATGGCCAGGGCGCGCAGGCAGCCCTTGGTGGCCCCCTTGAAGGGCTTGCAGTTCTGCAGCAGACTGCGGTTCAGGTGCAGGCAGATGTCTGCCTGCAGGCACTCAGGGAAGCCCTTCAGCACCTGTGAGACATGGTGGGGGTCACAGGGTGCCGGGATGGGGGCACACagaagggcaggggggagccgTGCTGCCAGGCACTCACCGCATTCATGTCGATGCCGTTGGTGTAGGACCAGGCGTGCTGGAAGTACTCCTCCAGGCGCTGGCGCAGCGGGTTGGGGATCTGGTGGAAGCGGATGAACTCGCGGACGCGCAGCATTTGTGTGTGGTAGCGCGCCGTGCCGGAGTACAACCGCTGGATGATGGCCGACACGTTCCCGAAGATGCTGGCGTACAtcagggctgcggtggggtgaGCAGTGTgaggggcagcccccagcaccgctcccccagaccccccccGCCAATGGGGGCTGAGGGTGCAGGGAACCCATCATCGTGGGGGCACCCATCATCATCGGGGCACCCACCATCATGGGGGGCACCCATCATTGTGGGGGCACACCTCTGCAGACatgccccccctgccctgggcagccctgcaCACGCACGTGAGCACACCCCCCTGCCTAGCCCTGGCAGGCACGAGGGGTCCCACTGGGCTCCCCCTGGTGTTGTGACCCTTGCACCCACCCTCACTGCTGTGCTCACACCCACAGCGGTGCCCAGGCCTGCAGGCACCCCGTGAGCCCACTGAGCCGTGCACACACGCGCACGTGTATGCAGAGCTGTCTCATAGACGTGCTCTGGCCATCGCACACTCGCAGACACATGCTCGCGTGCAGAGGCACAGCAGTGTGTGCTCACACGTGCACATGCTCTATGACATGTACAGATGTTCACATGTGCACAGGCACactcacacacatgcacactcacacccccccccacacacacgcacacacccaCACCTATGCACcctcacacatacacacacacacatgcatgctcACATGCACATATGCATGCCCACACGTACACGTGCATGGTCCCACACgcacatgtatacacacacacatggacTCACACATGGATGCAtactcacacacacatgcacgccCCCCCACACACGTGCATGCATGCTCACATGTGCTTGCACACGCATGACCCCACTCACATGTACACCCACACATATGCACAGGCACATGTACACTCACaccccccccaacacacacagtCACATGAttgcacgcacacacacccccacgcTCACATGGATGCCCACGCACACGgacacccacacacccccagaCTCACACACGTGCGCACATGTGTGCCTGCagttccccgccccccccctccaggCATgtgccccccacagcccctgcagcGAGCCCGCCAGGGTGCACGCCGGGGGCACTCACAGCCAATGAGCATGACACAGATGGAGAAGATCTTCTCGGAGTTGGTGTTGGGGGAGACGTTGCCAAAGCCGACGCTGGTCAGGCTGCTGAAGGTGAAGTAGAGCGCAGTGACGTACTTGTCCTTGATGGTGGGGCCATAGAGGGGGTTGCTGGCGTTGAGGGGCTTGCCGATCTGGTCACCCAGGGAGTGCAGCCAGCCGATGCGCTGCCCCTCCACGTTGCCGATGGCGTACCAGATGCAGGCCAGCCAGTGGGCGATGAGGGCGAAGGTGCACATCAGGAGGAAGAGCACGGCTGCCCCGTACTCTGAGTAGCGGTCCAGCTTGCGGGCCACCCGCACCAGGCGCAGCAGCCGTGCCGTCTTCAGCAGCCCAATCAGCGTGGTGGtctgcaggggaggggggcCACAGCAGGGGTCACCGAGGGCTACTGCCACAGAGACTCCCACCCAGCCCTCCAGAAGAGAGGGGGCGGCCTGCCCCAACCCGGGGACCCCCCAGCCTCTCTGCAGGCAAGGCAGCCCTGGCCCCTCTCCCCACTTCAGGCTCCGGTGACCCCAGTgccccacccacacacacccctgggGGAAAGACCCCCCGGTGCTAGGGGGCCCCACAGAGGTGCGTGGCAGGGTGGCAGTTAAGCCCACTCCCCCACTGCACGTGGCACTGCTCCAtcagtgctgggggtgggggtccccCAGGGCCAGACCCAGATTCACTTGCACCTGCGCTCAGTGCCACATGCTGCCTGTGCCTTCCCTGGCACCtactgccccagcaccccccatgACACCGCAAGTGCCAGCCTTGGTCTGGGGGCATGTGCAGGTCCCCCAGGAACCACCCCATAGGAGGACCTGGCACCCAGGGAACAGCACCCACTGCCCTGGCTCCCACTGTGGCACCACAGGCACCTAGCCTTGGCCTCAGGGTGTGTGGAGGACCCCCAGGCATCACCCTATGGGAGGACTCGGCACCTGGGGAACAGCACCCAC contains:
- the AOC1 gene encoding amiloride-sensitive amine oxidase [copper-containing], translating into MWLLRLAWALAVLGIAAGSGPGPTVPPPDKASIFADLSPGELRAVRTFLMSRPELGLSPSRGAPLAKNTLFLVELLPPKKRLALRYLDQGGPRPRRQARAVIFFGGQAEPNVTEFAVGPLPQPSSYQPLRFKGGCAVPFAARPMTQLEYELLHRTLAEAMEPLYRLLRDSTGFWYHNCSQRCLTFSDIAPRGLAPGERRSWLVLQRFVEGFFLHPVGLEVLVDHGDPDPRRWAVQRLWYNGQYFSSAQELAERYEQGTLAVAYLAEPPLRQLFSSYEPRGHFATGTPTEVHGAKVCEPQGRRYRLQGNQLEYGGWSLAFRLRSSAGLQLFDLRFNGERLAYEVSVQEAIAFYGGHTPAAMQTKYMDAGWGMGSVTYELARGIDCPETATYLDAHHLYDTDGPVRFSHAICIFELPTGVPLRRHFDSDFQGGFHFYAGLEGHALVLRTTSTVYNYDYIWDFLLYPNGVMEAKVHATGFIHATFYTPQGRRYGSRVHSHVLGNLHTHLVHYKVDLDIAGTSNSFETMDVRFENISNPWSPGARVVQPWLHRQPRRSERQAAFPFGKALPRYLLFYNPHQRNRWGHPRSYRIQHSSHAGRVLPRGWQEEKGVSWGRYHLAVTRHHENEPSSSSIYAQNNPWEPLVSFEGFIHNNETIEDQDLVAWVTVGFLHVPHAEDIPNTATPGNAVGFFLRPFNFFDEDPSVASRSPVIVRPLDSPTFSRLEIQRWTPASPGPCVAPEPFTYNGTYRQE
- the KCNH2 gene encoding LOW QUALITY PROTEIN: potassium voltage-gated channel subfamily H member 2 (The sequence of the model RefSeq protein was modified relative to this genomic sequence to represent the inferred CDS: deleted 1 base in 1 codon) produces the protein MPVRRGHVAPQNTFLDTIIRKFEGQSRKFIIANARVENCAVIYCNDGFCQLCGYSRAEVMQKPSTCDFLHGPRTQRGAAAQIAQALLGAEERKVEICFYRKDGSCFLCLVDVVPVKNEDGAVIMFILNFEVVMEKEHPGSPDKDANHWVTPANWFPAGRSKSFRLKLPALLALAGSKQSLPQEPPDAVVVDFSKQSSESGAEEATSSLEPSCLGGAQPEDQAALMGDRPPEPPVTHSSPCADRLALHAAFSNCSLARSRSHESIHSVRRASSVDDIETMKGEGDKRCHNRHASTGTSMHRGSSTGAMNNVRSALLNSTSDSDLMRYRAISKIPQITLNFVDFKADAFLAAPPGEKEIIAPTKLKDRTHNVTEKVTQVLSLGADVLPEYKLQAPRIHKWTILHYSPFKAVWDWLILLLVIYTAIFTPYSAAFLLNDQEEVQRHNCGYSCSPLNVVDLIVDIMFIIDILINFRTTYVNSNEEVVSHPAKIAIHYFKGWFLIDMVAAIPFDLLIFGSGSEETTTLIGLLKTARLLRLVRVARKLDRYSEYGAAVLFLLMCTFALIAHWLACIWYAIGNVEGQRIGWLHSLGDQIGKPLNASNPLYGPTIKDKYVTALYFTFSSLTSVGFGNVSPNTNSEKIFSICVMLIGSLMYASIFGNVSAIIQRLYSGTARYHTQMLRVREFIRFHQIPNPLRQRLEEYFQHAWSYTNGIDMNAVLKGFPECLQADICLHLNRSLLQNCKPFKGATKGCLRALAMKFKTTHAPPGDTLVHAGDVLTALYFISRGSIEILRGDVVVAILGKNDIFGEPLNLYARPGKSNADVRALTYCDLHKIHREDLLEVLDMYPEFSDHFWSSLEITFNLRDTNMIPGSPGSDELDSGFNRLRKRKLSFRRRTEKDAASTGELRSGQKTLRLGRSCQAPGAPHGPAEWEPCHSSSPSGSPSSDEDELPGPGPGATALSPFCSARPGSEAPAPTEAEECKGSDMCNPLSGAFSGVSNIFSFWGESRGRQYQELPRCTIPAHAALSIPLPSMNRRQRSEVEMRLDLLQKQLNRLETRMATDISSIVQLLQRQAALVPPAYSTVSSPHQPPGPPCPLQPVLPITPIQPLSQVPSYPVPLELPRTPDPHDEPPPPPDVVLLVEPAAAAPRRRSLPGQLPPAPGAQPLHRHCSDPGS